A single Ignavibacteriales bacterium DNA region contains:
- a CDS encoding SAM-dependent DNA methyltransferase, translating to MAKQNGNGEKIKSMEAWIWDAACSIHGVVDAPKYKDYILPLIFVKRLCDVFDDEVDRIAEKVKTRTKALQLVEKDKSLVRFYLPLRPDDPEKETTWDVIRKLSDKIGQQLTDIMRAVSKENNSLKGIIDRIDFNATTHGHRDIDDDRLSKLIEKIAEKRLGLKDVEPDIIGRSYEYLIRKFAEGSGQSAGEFYTPAEVGIIMAKVMDAEPGMEIYDPCCGSGGLLIKCELVMEEKMRLKSKSKYAPLKLFGQEATPTTWAMSKMNMVIHDMEGEIEIGDTLKTPKFRSKNNKKLRTFDRVVANPMWNQGRDSLNYINDDFFINDEMERFPAGSCGGKIDWGWMQHIYSSLKDGGKAAVILDTGAASRGSGNQGNNKEKACRKWFVDNDLIEGVIYLPENLFYNTTAPGIVIFLNKVKTHKDKIFLLHAGKEFEKGDPKNFITEKGIERIAGTYKAFKDTGKFSRLVGREEIIKNDYNISPSRYIQVTEAETYRPISELVDELKELEAESVKIDKELKNIFKKLGI from the coding sequence ATGGCAAAACAAAACGGAAACGGTGAAAAAATAAAATCCATGGAAGCATGGATCTGGGATGCGGCATGCAGTATTCACGGCGTGGTTGATGCACCTAAATACAAAGATTATATCCTCCCCCTCATATTTGTAAAGCGGCTCTGCGATGTTTTTGATGATGAAGTTGACCGGATTGCTGAGAAAGTAAAGACAAGAACCAAAGCATTACAACTGGTTGAGAAAGATAAGTCTCTTGTCCGTTTTTATCTGCCATTACGGCCAGATGACCCGGAAAAGGAAACGACCTGGGATGTAATAAGAAAACTCAGCGATAAAATTGGCCAGCAGCTTACTGATATTATGCGGGCTGTTTCAAAAGAGAACAACAGCTTAAAAGGGATTATTGACCGGATTGATTTTAATGCTACCACCCATGGTCACCGGGATATTGATGATGATCGCCTGAGCAAACTGATTGAAAAAATCGCCGAAAAACGCCTCGGACTTAAAGATGTAGAGCCGGATATTATTGGAAGAAGTTATGAGTATCTTATCCGTAAGTTTGCCGAAGGAAGCGGTCAGAGCGCGGGTGAGTTTTACACTCCCGCTGAGGTTGGTATTATCATGGCGAAAGTTATGGATGCCGAGCCGGGTATGGAAATTTACGACCCCTGCTGCGGTAGCGGAGGGTTGCTCATAAAGTGTGAGCTGGTTATGGAAGAGAAAATGCGCTTAAAGAGTAAAAGCAAATATGCCCCGCTCAAACTCTTTGGACAGGAGGCAACCCCGACAACCTGGGCGATGAGCAAAATGAATATGGTTATCCATGATATGGAGGGGGAAATTGAAATTGGCGATACATTAAAAACTCCGAAATTCAGATCAAAGAACAATAAAAAGCTCCGCACCTTTGACCGCGTAGTGGCAAATCCGATGTGGAATCAGGGGCGCGACAGTCTCAACTACATTAATGATGATTTTTTTATTAATGATGAAATGGAGCGGTTCCCCGCCGGTAGCTGCGGAGGCAAAATTGACTGGGGCTGGATGCAGCATATATACAGCAGCTTAAAAGATGGCGGAAAAGCTGCAGTCATTTTAGATACCGGAGCCGCAAGCCGGGGAAGCGGCAATCAGGGAAACAACAAAGAAAAAGCATGCCGGAAATGGTTTGTTGATAACGACCTGATAGAAGGTGTTATTTACCTGCCAGAAAACCTCTTTTACAACACTACAGCCCCCGGAATTGTTATCTTTCTGAATAAAGTCAAAACTCATAAGGATAAAATTTTCCTGCTCCATGCAGGCAAAGAGTTTGAAAAAGGAGACCCGAAAAACTTTATTACCGAAAAAGGTATTGAACGCATTGCCGGTACATATAAAGCTTTTAAGGACACAGGAAAATTTTCCCGGTTAGTGGGCAGGGAGGAAATCATAAAGAATGATTACAACATAAGCCCCAGCCGTTACATTCAGGTTACCGAGGCGGAGACCTACCGCCCAATAAGCGAACTGGTGGATGAACTGAAAGAATTAGAAGCAGAATCAGTAAAAATTGATAAAGAGTTAAAAAATATTTTTAAGAAGCTGGGGATATGA
- a CDS encoding ORF6N domain-containing protein, translating into MNEKSIQKYQQHIINLIFTIRGQQVMIDEHLAELYGIETKYLNRAVKRNPDRFPESFMFQLTKEESEDLRFQNGTIDPDDSLRFQNGTLHTGRGKHRKYLPYAFTEQGVAMLSAVLNSETAVKASVMIMDAFVQMRHVLMENAGLLKRIQIVEFKQFETDSKVKLLFDAMEKKNLKPQQGIFFNGQVFDAWLFISDLVKKASNSLILIDNYVDETVLSLFVKKKKGVSVSIFTTNISRALEEDAKKFNAQHGGLSLHNFNASHDRFLLIDKTEVYHIGASLKDLGKKWFAFSKMDKHSLAIFERLGI; encoded by the coding sequence ATGAACGAAAAATCAATTCAAAAATATCAGCAGCATATTATAAACCTGATTTTTACAATTCGGGGCCAGCAGGTGATGATAGATGAACATCTGGCAGAATTGTATGGCATTGAAACTAAATACCTGAACCGTGCTGTAAAGCGAAACCCCGACAGATTTCCGGAATCATTTATGTTTCAGCTTACAAAAGAAGAGTCCGAAGATTTAAGGTTCCAAAATGGCACCATAGACCCGGATGACTCTTTAAGGTTCCAAAATGGCACCTTACATACCGGAAGGGGAAAACACAGAAAATACCTCCCCTATGCCTTCACCGAACAAGGTGTGGCCATGCTTTCTGCAGTGCTTAATTCTGAAACGGCTGTGAAGGCAAGCGTGATGATTATGGATGCTTTTGTGCAGATGCGGCACGTTTTAATGGAAAATGCCGGTTTATTGAAACGAATTCAGATTGTTGAGTTTAAGCAGTTTGAAACAGACAGCAAGGTGAAACTGCTGTTTGATGCCATGGAAAAAAAGAATCTTAAACCACAGCAGGGTATTTTCTTCAACGGACAGGTGTTTGACGCCTGGTTATTTATCAGTGATTTGGTAAAAAAAGCAAGTAACAGTCTAATACTCATTGACAATTATGTGGACGAAACTGTGTTGTCTCTTTTTGTCAAAAAGAAAAAAGGCGTAAGCGTAAGCATATTTACAACAAACATAAGCCGGGCTTTAGAGGAAGATGCCAAAAAGTTCAATGCCCAACATGGTGGGCTTAGTTTGCATAATTTTAACGCATCACATGATAGGTTTTTGCTGATTGATAAAACAGAAGTATATCATATTGGCGCTTCGCTGAAAGATCTGGGCAAAAAATGGTTTGCCTTTTCAAAAATGGATAAGCATTCATTAGCAATTTTTGAGAGGTTGGGGATATGA
- a CDS encoding restriction endonuclease subunit S: MNNTWRDFVLLQNLKYFEFANGLWTGKKPPFQVVTVVRNTNFTNSGKIDYSNVAILAVEEKQFSQRQLIFGDIIIERSGGGPKQPVGRVVYFDKKDGNFSFSNFTSRIRVVNDSFDTKFVFYFLMHFYEGGNTTEMQSQTTGIRNLDFAKYKSSVHVPLLPLQEQRKIAYLLSTVQKAIEQQEKLIRHTTDLKKALMQKLFTEGTLGEKQKKTEIGMVPESWEVVEIKSLFEILQGKQVSKTNRIGKNQKPFLRTANVFWGNIDFSELDKMNFTKEEEKKFRLIKDDLLVCEGGDIGRTAIWEYDHEEIYYQNHLHRMRRKTESIIPKYFMYWMSLIVQETSYVKDAGNRTTIPNLSKSRLGGLYFPLPGLSYQEKVVTTLEGLDKKINFHEKKRNSLTSVFKVLLHELMTGKRRVDKIKFN; encoded by the coding sequence ATGAATAATACGTGGAGAGATTTTGTACTACTACAAAATCTAAAATATTTTGAATTCGCAAATGGATTGTGGACTGGTAAAAAACCTCCATTCCAGGTTGTTACAGTAGTTCGCAACACCAATTTTACTAATAGCGGCAAAATAGACTATTCAAATGTTGCAATCTTAGCGGTAGAGGAAAAACAGTTCAGTCAGCGCCAACTAATCTTTGGTGATATAATCATTGAACGGTCAGGAGGAGGACCAAAACAACCTGTTGGCCGTGTGGTATATTTCGATAAAAAGGATGGCAATTTTAGTTTCTCTAATTTTACATCCAGAATCAGGGTGGTAAACGATAGCTTTGACACAAAATTCGTTTTCTATTTCTTAATGCATTTTTATGAAGGTGGAAATACTACTGAGATGCAATCTCAGACAACAGGAATCCGAAACCTCGATTTTGCTAAATATAAAAGCAGTGTCCATGTCCCCCTACTACCTCTCCAAGAGCAGCGTAAAATTGCTTATCTGTTAAGTACGGTGCAAAAAGCCATTGAGCAGCAGGAAAAACTCATACGCCACACAACCGATCTGAAAAAAGCCCTTATGCAAAAACTGTTTACAGAGGGCACCCTCGGAGAAAAGCAAAAGAAAACCGAGATTGGCATGGTTCCGGAGAGTTGGGAGGTTGTTGAGATAAAAAGTTTGTTTGAAATACTGCAGGGCAAACAGGTCTCTAAAACAAATCGAATAGGGAAAAATCAAAAACCGTTCTTAAGAACTGCAAATGTATTTTGGGGTAATATTGACTTTTCAGAACTGGATAAAATGAACTTCACAAAAGAAGAAGAAAAAAAATTCAGACTAATAAAAGATGATTTACTTGTCTGCGAGGGGGGTGATATTGGAAGAACTGCAATCTGGGAATATGATCATGAAGAAATTTATTATCAAAATCATTTGCACCGAATGAGAAGAAAGACTGAAAGCATAATCCCAAAATACTTCATGTATTGGATGAGCTTAATTGTACAGGAGACTAGTTACGTAAAGGATGCTGGTAATAGAACAACAATTCCAAATTTATCAAAATCAAGACTTGGCGGTCTCTATTTTCCACTGCCTGGTCTTAGTTATCAAGAAAAGGTTGTTACCACACTTGAAGGGTTAGATAAAAAAATCAATTTCCATGAAAAGAAAAGGAACAGCCTTACAAGTGTCTTTAAAGTTTTACTACATGAATTAATGACAGGCAAAAGAAGAGTTGACAAAATTAAATTTAACTAA